From a single Onychomys torridus chromosome 9, mOncTor1.1, whole genome shotgun sequence genomic region:
- the LOC118590767 gene encoding uncharacterized protein LOC118590767, with the protein MGQTVATPLSLTLDRWSDVKGRGNNEGVIIKKNKWTTLCEAEWVMMGVGWPREGSFNLSLISQIEGKIFAPKPHGHPDQVPYIAIWRSLVENPFPWVKPFLLGPSTTPLAFPPPSAPPAISSSSLYPILPRKEALKPSVLPSDLDSPLIDLLTAEPPPYRAAPAAPAAGPETGMTAIGGAAAPEKMATGGDTGGTPAPSPIAGRLRARRDDTPLESKAFPLREGPGRHLQYWPFSASDLYNWKQFNPPFSKDPVALTNLIESILVTHRPTWDDCQQLLQTLLTVEEKQRVFLEAQKLVPGEDGRPTQLPNLIDIAFPLTRPNWDYTTDEGRGHLRLYRQLLLAGLRAAARRPTNLAQVRSTMQGREETPAAFLERLKEAYRMYTPYDPEDPGQAPGVILSFIYQSSPDIRTKLQRIYFDERGPTVTGPGGTPLQVLALNLEEEYRLFEPEPPEEPPDLTKPFELFVDENSGFAKGVLVQKLEPWRRPVAYLSKKLDPVATGWPPCLRMVAAIAVLLKDADTDRVTFGPTVSLNPATLLPLPASSGEHDCLQILAEAHGTRPERTQTMSGSRTGAASSRKGREEQEQRSPLSQRWSGPRRCRLEHRPRERS; encoded by the exons atgggacaaaccGTCGCTACGCCCCTGAGCCTCACTCTCGACCGCTGGTCGGACGTAAAAGGCCGTGGCAACAATGAAGgagtcatcatcaaaaagaataaatggaccacTCTCTGCGAGGCCGAATGGGTTATGATGGGTGTCGGCTGGCCCCGAGAgggctcctttaacctctctttgatttcacagattgaagggaagatttttgcccccaaaccccacgggcacccggaccaggtcccctacatagccatctggagatccctggtagaaaacccatttccatgggtcaagcccttcctcctaggtccctctacaacccctttggcttttcccccgccctccgcacctcctgcgatttcttcctcctctttataccCTATACTTCCCCGCAAAGAGGCTCTCAAGCCTTCCGTCCTCCCCTCCGACCTAGACTCTCCCCTCATtgacctcctaacagctgagccgccGCCTTATCGCGCGGCACCGGCCGCGCCAGCCGCGGGACCGGAAACAGGGATGACGGCCATCGGAGGGGCAGCAGCCCCTGAGAAGATGGCAACTGGCGGGGACACAGGGGGGACCCCGGCTCCCTCACCCATCGCCGGTCGCCTTCGGGCCCGCCGGGATGACACCCCCCTGGAatccaaggcctttcccctcagagaagggcCCGGCCGCCATCTCCAGTACTGGCCATtctcggcctctgatctctataactggaaacaatttaaccccccgttttccaaagatcccgtggcattaaccaacttgattgagtctatcctagtgacccatcggccaacctgggatgactgccaacagcttttgcagaccctcctgactgtggaggagaagcagcgggtgttcctggaagcacaGAAGCTGGTCCCCGGCGAAGATGGGagacctacccagctccccaatctcattgacatagcctttcccctcacgcgcccgaattgggattataccaccgatgaaggtaggggacacctacgtctctatcgccagttgcttttagcgggtctccgtgccgctgctaggcggcccactaatttggcccaggtaagaagcactatgcagggaagggaggagacgcctgccgcattcttagaaaggctaaaagaggcttatagaatgtacaccccctatgatccagaggacccagggcaggcgccaggagttatcctgtcatttatctaccagtcgagcccagatatcaggactaagttacagagg atttactttgatgaaagagGACCCACGGTCACGGGGCCTGGGGGAACCCCTTTACAAGTCCTCGCcctaaatctggaagaagaataccGCCTTTTCGAGCCTGAGCCCCCTGAAGAACCACCGG ATCTAACTAAGCCCTTCGAACTATtcgtggatgagaactcaggtttTGCCAAAGGGGTATTAGTGCAAAAACTGGAGCCCTGGAGGAGGCCGGTGgcctatctatccaagaaattggacccggtAGCCACTGGATGGCCCCCTTGCTTACGCATGGTGGCCGCTATTGCAGTCCTGCTCAAGGATGCGG ATACCGACCGAGTGACTTTCGGCCCCACAGTCTCCCTCAATCCGGCCACCCTactacccctgcctgcctcctcgggGGAGCATGATTGCCTCCAGATCCTGGCGGAAGCGCACGGTACCCGTCCAGAAAGGACTCAGACTATGTCTGGTTCACGGACGGGAGCAGCTTCCTCGAGGAAGGGacgagaagagcaggagcagcgGTCACCACTGAGTCAGAGGTGGTC